A region from the Streptomyces sp. 3214.6 genome encodes:
- a CDS encoding peptidoglycan-binding protein, whose protein sequence is MARRKALSAELDPRVRQLVTELRGLTDRGELSMRQLAAKTGYSQKSWERYLGGRSLPPRDAVEKLARIGGVDPVRLLALHEVAAETWGAAQVTTTSAPAARAASAARAASAEQAVGAEEGAVSVPPPGRSLHIALVAGVLALVLAVSTAVLLIMRLDDGGDHAIAPPGPSTAGASSSAPTYSCRVEKVGGLWYAGNSRTQDAEIATGNSGPDVAEAQCLLRRAGISPGGIDGMFGPLTRRAVMTLQKRSGLEDDGIVGPLTWKALRG, encoded by the coding sequence CGCGTGTACGGCAGTTGGTGACGGAGTTACGCGGGCTGACGGATCGCGGCGAGCTGAGCATGCGCCAACTGGCGGCCAAGACGGGGTACAGCCAGAAGTCGTGGGAACGGTATCTGGGCGGCCGGTCGCTGCCGCCCCGGGACGCCGTGGAGAAACTGGCCCGGATCGGCGGCGTCGACCCCGTGCGGCTGCTCGCGTTGCACGAGGTCGCGGCCGAGACATGGGGCGCCGCACAGGTGACGACCACGTCGGCGCCGGCGGCGCGGGCTGCTTCGGCGGCGCGGGCTGCTTCGGCGGAGCAGGCTGTGGGTGCGGAGGAGGGGGCCGTCAGCGTGCCGCCTCCCGGGCGTTCGCTGCACATCGCGCTCGTCGCGGGAGTGCTGGCCCTGGTCCTGGCCGTCTCCACCGCGGTCCTTCTGATCATGCGGCTCGACGACGGCGGCGACCACGCGATCGCTCCCCCGGGCCCGTCCACCGCCGGGGCGTCGTCGTCCGCTCCCACGTACAGCTGCCGCGTCGAGAAGGTCGGCGGGCTCTGGTACGCGGGCAACAGCCGCACCCAGGACGCCGAGATCGCCACCGGCAACAGCGGTCCCGACGTGGCCGAGGCGCAGTGCCTGCTGCGCCGGGCGGGCATCTCGCCGGGGGGCATCGACGGCATGTTCGGTCCGCTGACCCGGCGAGCGGTCATGACCCTGCAGAAGCGGTCGGGTCTGGAGGACGACGGCATCGTCGGACCGCTCACGTGGAAGGCGCTCCGCGGATGA
- a CDS encoding Lrp/AsnC family transcriptional regulator yields MLELDDLDRGLIHALQVDARAPFTLVAEVLGSSTQTVVRRYRRLYAQAGLRVVALPAPRSSGTHQWFVRLTAATRTAHDIAVALARRPDTSWVRLTSGGTEIVAIIHTTPAGPDAHALLLRDIPRTAGITAVSAHYLLHTYLGGPTAWRGRVDVLDAAQQARLRAESGAGPGPDTARAHTTAAAHGESAAAAAGPEPGAPAYLLTDADRLLLDALRDDARISYADLAAATGSTASTVARRLAELRVRGALFFDVDVDPALLGVTVSALLWMQVAPAHLDDVATALAGHEELAVVAATTGPTNLVAHALCRDAEELHHYLTRKVALDAIARIETAPVLRTYKAAATLRTG; encoded by the coding sequence ATGCTCGAACTGGATGATCTGGACCGCGGCCTGATCCACGCCCTGCAGGTGGATGCGCGGGCCCCGTTCACGCTCGTCGCCGAGGTACTCGGCTCCTCCACGCAGACCGTGGTGCGCCGCTATCGCCGCCTGTACGCGCAGGCGGGCCTGCGCGTGGTCGCGCTGCCCGCGCCGCGCAGCTCCGGCACCCACCAGTGGTTCGTGCGGCTGACCGCCGCGACGCGTACCGCGCACGACATCGCAGTCGCGCTCGCGCGCCGCCCAGACACGTCGTGGGTGCGGCTGACCTCCGGCGGCACCGAAATCGTGGCGATCATCCACACCACGCCCGCGGGCCCGGACGCCCACGCGCTGCTGCTGCGCGACATCCCGCGCACCGCGGGGATCACCGCGGTCTCAGCGCACTACTTGCTGCACACCTACCTCGGAGGGCCGACCGCGTGGCGCGGCCGTGTCGACGTCCTCGACGCCGCACAGCAGGCGCGGCTGCGCGCCGAGAGCGGCGCAGGCCCCGGACCGGACACCGCCCGCGCGCACACCACCGCGGCGGCCCACGGCGAGTCGGCGGCGGCAGCAGCCGGGCCGGAACCAGGCGCGCCCGCGTACCTGCTCACTGACGCCGATCGGCTGCTGCTGGACGCGCTGCGCGACGACGCCCGCATCAGTTATGCCGACCTTGCCGCCGCGACCGGCTCGACCGCGTCCACGGTGGCCCGCAGGCTTGCCGAACTGCGTGTGCGCGGCGCGTTGTTCTTCGACGTGGACGTCGACCCGGCGCTGCTGGGTGTCACTGTCTCAGCGCTACTGTGGATGCAGGTAGCGCCCGCGCACCTGGACGACGTCGCCACCGCGCTGGCCGGGCACGAGGAACTGGCGGTGGTCGCGGCGACGACCGGTCCGACGAACCTGGTCGCGCACGCGCTGTGCCGGGACGCCGAGGAACTGCACCACTACCTGACCCGGAAGGTGGCGTTGGACGCGATCGCGCGGATCGAGACCGCGCCGGTGCTGCGCACGTACAAGGCCGCTGCGACGCTGCGGACCGGCTGA
- a CDS encoding TetR/AcrR family transcriptional regulator yields the protein MAFEGADPGTVRPGGRTARVRSAVLKAAGDALAEHGFAHLDLADIARRAEVGKTTVYRRWGTVTGLVADLLLDMADQSLPRTETGSLLGDLKANARLVQRTLTDPRQGALFKAVIAAATCEAKTAEALHRFYDIRVKEWAPCVQQAIDRGEVPEGTDVHEVIRAVSAPLYYRLLTSSDRLDEAAADRAAEAAVAAARAGAYRRGDEGRA from the coding sequence ATGGCGTTTGAGGGTGCGGATCCGGGGACCGTCCGTCCAGGTGGGCGCACGGCGCGGGTGCGGTCGGCGGTGCTGAAGGCGGCTGGGGACGCCTTGGCGGAGCACGGCTTTGCCCACCTGGACCTCGCCGACATCGCGCGCCGCGCCGAGGTGGGCAAGACCACCGTCTACCGCCGCTGGGGAACAGTGACCGGCCTGGTGGCCGATCTGCTGCTGGACATGGCCGATCAGTCACTGCCGCGTACCGAGACCGGCTCGCTGCTCGGTGATCTCAAGGCCAACGCCCGGCTCGTGCAGCGCACTCTGACCGACCCGCGGCAAGGAGCGCTGTTCAAGGCAGTGATCGCCGCCGCCACCTGCGAGGCGAAGACAGCCGAGGCCCTGCACCGCTTCTACGACATCCGCGTCAAGGAGTGGGCACCCTGCGTCCAACAGGCCATCGACCGGGGTGAAGTGCCCGAGGGCACCGATGTCCACGAGGTGATCCGTGCTGTCTCCGCCCCCCTCTACTACCGCCTGCTGACAAGCAGCGACCGCCTCGACGAAGCCGCCGCAGACCGAGCCGCCGAGGCCGCAGTGGCTGCGGCGCGTGCGGGAGCGTACCGGCGGGGCGACGAAGGCCGTGCGTGA
- a CDS encoding aldo/keto reductase, whose protein sequence is MEYRRLGASGLKVPALSFGAGTFGGQGPLFGAWGNTDAQEARRLVDICLDAGITMFDTADVYSGGASEEVLGEAIKGRRDRVIVSTKTGLPMGDGPGDAGSSRSRLIAACEDALRRLGTDYIDLFQLHAFDAGAPIEEVLSTLDDLVRAGKVRYLGISNFSGWQAMKSLASAERYGHPRYVAHQVYYSLIGRDYEWELMPLGLDQGLGALVWSPLGWGRLTGKVRRGQPLPANSRLHHTADYGPPVEDEHLYRVVDALDEIAQETGKGIPQIAINWLLQRPTVSSVIIGARDESQLRQNLGAVGWTLTPDQTAKLDAASGKTAPYPYFPYQRQEGFARLNPPVVAPSPAT, encoded by the coding sequence ATGGAATACCGGCGGCTGGGCGCATCCGGCCTCAAGGTCCCCGCACTGAGCTTCGGCGCCGGCACCTTCGGCGGCCAAGGGCCGCTGTTCGGTGCCTGGGGCAACACCGATGCGCAAGAAGCCCGCCGTCTCGTGGACATCTGCCTCGACGCCGGGATCACGATGTTCGACACCGCCGACGTCTATTCCGGCGGGGCCTCCGAGGAGGTGCTGGGCGAAGCGATCAAAGGCCGCAGGGACCGGGTGATCGTGTCCACCAAGACCGGCCTGCCGATGGGCGACGGCCCGGGCGATGCGGGCTCCTCTCGTTCGCGCCTGATCGCCGCCTGTGAGGACGCCCTGCGCCGGCTCGGCACCGACTACATCGACCTGTTCCAACTGCACGCCTTTGACGCAGGCGCGCCCATCGAGGAGGTCCTGTCCACCCTCGACGATCTCGTACGAGCAGGGAAGGTCCGCTACCTCGGAATCTCCAACTTCTCCGGCTGGCAGGCGATGAAGTCCCTCGCGAGCGCGGAGAGGTACGGCCACCCGCGCTATGTCGCACATCAGGTCTACTACTCACTCATCGGCCGCGACTACGAATGGGAACTGATGCCCCTCGGGCTCGATCAGGGCCTCGGGGCCCTCGTCTGGAGCCCGCTCGGCTGGGGACGGCTCACCGGCAAAGTCCGCCGCGGCCAGCCACTGCCGGCCAACAGCCGACTGCACCACACCGCGGACTACGGCCCGCCGGTCGAGGACGAACACCTCTACCGCGTGGTCGACGCCCTCGATGAGATCGCGCAGGAGACCGGCAAAGGCATTCCGCAGATCGCCATCAACTGGCTGCTGCAGCGACCGACCGTCTCCTCCGTCATCATCGGTGCCCGCGACGAGAGCCAGCTTCGCCAGAATCTCGGTGCCGTCGGTTGGACGCTCACGCCCGACCAGACGGCGAAACTCGATGCGGCGAGCGGCAAGACGGCGCCCTACCCGTACTTCCCTTATCAGCGTCAGGAAGGCTTCGCCCGCCTCAACCCGCCAGTTGTCGCACCTTCGCCTGCAACATGA
- a CDS encoding helix-turn-helix domain-containing protein yields the protein MTRPEPSPESARLATGLRELKERTGLSLAGLAAKTTFSKSSWERYLNGRTLPPRPAVQELCRLAGEPPGRYLALRDLAQSEWSDAPKEPTPTTTQTTPTAPTEPSPPPTPTPTPAPGGSTDAVGRRGATAVAVLVSVSALVFGAVVLTLLLLPHGSEGARPSASSSASPSVTGPRCRDAGCEGKDPLVMQCGPAPETLAEHVTATGASVQLRYSEMCGATWVRMWGTRIGDEVELRGHLARVRNRIEADTYVHTLMATTRAGTVIRACFLPAAGGKRECFQATVDRVTSEPTPGTHASPEVPASGTRAQGGTVGRPGRPVGR from the coding sequence ATGACCAGGCCCGAGCCGTCACCGGAGAGCGCCCGGCTGGCCACCGGGCTGAGGGAGTTGAAGGAGCGCACGGGTCTGAGCCTGGCCGGGCTCGCGGCGAAGACCACGTTCAGCAAGTCGTCCTGGGAGCGCTATCTCAACGGCAGGACGCTGCCGCCGCGCCCGGCGGTCCAGGAGCTGTGCAGGTTGGCCGGTGAACCGCCCGGCCGCTACCTGGCACTGCGGGACCTCGCGCAGTCGGAGTGGAGCGACGCCCCGAAGGAGCCGACGCCGACGACCACGCAGACCACGCCGACCGCGCCGACGGAACCCTCCCCGCCCCCGACGCCGACCCCGACTCCAGCTCCCGGAGGCTCCACGGACGCCGTCGGTCGCCGGGGAGCGACGGCCGTGGCGGTCCTGGTGTCGGTGTCCGCCCTGGTGTTCGGGGCGGTCGTACTGACCCTTCTCCTCCTCCCGCACGGGAGTGAGGGGGCACGACCGTCGGCATCGTCGTCGGCGTCCCCGTCCGTGACCGGGCCGCGCTGCCGGGACGCCGGCTGCGAGGGCAAGGACCCGCTGGTCATGCAGTGCGGCCCCGCGCCCGAGACCCTGGCCGAGCACGTCACCGCCACCGGAGCCTCGGTACAGCTGCGGTACAGCGAGATGTGCGGGGCCACGTGGGTACGGATGTGGGGCACGCGGATCGGCGACGAGGTCGAACTACGCGGCCACCTCGCCCGGGTGAGGAACCGCATCGAGGCGGACACCTACGTCCACACACTCATGGCGACGACCCGCGCGGGAACGGTCATCCGGGCCTGCTTCCTCCCCGCGGCGGGCGGCAAGAGGGAATGCTTCCAGGCCACGGTGGACCGGGTCACGTCGGAACCGACTCCTGGCACGCACGCGTCCCCCGAGGTGCCGGCATCAGGAACACGGGCGCAGGGAGGAACAGTTGGGCGGCCAGGACGACCCGTCGGTCGGTGA
- a CDS encoding MerR family transcriptional regulator, with product MFTIGDFARHGRVSVRMLRHYDATGLLRPAHVDPATGYRYYTAAQLARLNRVIALKDLGFTLQQVQTILDEKVTTEELRAMLRLRRAELEAAMTAAAARLAQVEARLRSIESEGQMPSNDVVLKSLPSVRLAELTAVAPDFETIGPVIQPLYDELFRRLEAAGIAPSGPGVAYYEDAPDGGILIHAGVEVSAPLSEDDGLQIVDLPPVEQAATVMHRGSMETVLPTVQTLGRWIDANGYRSVGYPREINLECPDNHDEWVTELQEPVNKA from the coding sequence ATGTTCACCATCGGAGACTTCGCCCGGCACGGTCGCGTCTCGGTCCGGATGCTGCGTCATTACGACGCGACCGGCCTGCTGCGCCCGGCCCACGTCGACCCGGCCACCGGCTACCGCTACTACACGGCCGCCCAGCTGGCCCGCCTCAACCGCGTCATCGCGCTCAAGGACCTCGGCTTCACCCTCCAGCAGGTCCAGACGATCCTGGACGAGAAGGTGACCACCGAGGAGCTGCGCGCCATGCTGCGGCTGCGGCGCGCCGAGCTGGAGGCGGCGATGACGGCCGCGGCGGCCCGGCTGGCCCAGGTCGAGGCGAGGCTCCGCTCGATTGAGAGCGAGGGGCAGATGCCCAGCAACGATGTCGTACTGAAGAGCCTGCCGAGCGTGCGGCTGGCCGAACTGACCGCAGTGGCACCGGACTTCGAGACCATCGGCCCGGTTATCCAGCCGCTTTACGACGAGCTGTTCCGGCGTCTGGAGGCGGCAGGTATCGCCCCATCCGGGCCCGGGGTCGCCTACTACGAGGACGCGCCGGACGGCGGGATCCTCATCCACGCGGGTGTCGAGGTCTCCGCGCCCCTCAGTGAGGACGACGGGCTGCAGATCGTGGACCTGCCGCCCGTCGAGCAGGCGGCGACCGTCATGCACCGCGGCTCGATGGAGACCGTTCTGCCCACCGTCCAGACCCTCGGCCGCTGGATCGACGCCAACGGCTACCGCTCGGTCGGCTACCCCCGAGAAATCAACCTGGAATGCCCCGACAACCACGACGAGTGGGTCACCGAACTCCAGGAACCGGTGAACAAGGCCTGA
- a CDS encoding MFS transporter, with protein MSRATHRNTPAAPRRNPRQDPGPDVDPRHAPASSGSLAATEPEPESVPGSVVSEPAYRWRWLALAAVLVAEAMNLLDATIVQVAGPVIHTDLGGASAAIPWFSASYTLAFALGLLTGARLGDIAGRRRVFRIGVAAFAATSLACALAPTPEALIGLRALQGAAAALIIPQTFGLIRAMFDGDELPKALGAIGPVMGLSAVLGPVLGGVLTHADVFGSSWRAVFLVNLPLAAAVLAIAPRLRDDRAPSRPRLDPAGTVLAMTGTALVVCPLATGTPGPVAWATAAAGTAVLALFVAHQRRAARLGRNPLIEPALLRGRAFPAALATSTLFFASMNAVMITVVLHLELGLDRGPLTAGLTLLPWSTGLAAGSWAAGAYLVPRHGTRVMHAGIATLATGLAAAVLAYRASAPDAYPSALPFALAVAGLGTGLFTPPFFTTALDGVGPQETGSAAGLLNAVQQLGGTLGVAVAGGIYLAGADAPHAAAQAALATAGALLAATAIAAVAMTSHRTTAPEAPAAAPAAAAAAAAAAAAAESATPPTHT; from the coding sequence ATGTCCCGCGCCACACACCGCAACACACCCGCCGCCCCGCGCCGGAATCCGCGCCAGGATCCGGGCCCGGACGTGGACCCGCGCCACGCACCGGCCTCCTCCGGGTCCCTGGCCGCGACGGAGCCTGAGCCCGAGTCTGTACCTGGGTCAGTGGTGTCGGAGCCCGCGTACCGGTGGCGGTGGCTCGCTCTGGCCGCGGTGCTGGTCGCCGAGGCCATGAACCTCCTCGACGCGACGATCGTCCAGGTCGCCGGACCCGTCATCCACACCGACCTCGGCGGCGCGAGCGCCGCCATCCCGTGGTTCAGCGCCTCCTATACGCTCGCGTTCGCGCTCGGGCTGCTGACCGGTGCCCGGCTGGGCGACATCGCCGGCCGCCGCCGTGTCTTCCGTATCGGCGTCGCCGCGTTCGCCGCCACCTCGCTGGCGTGCGCCCTCGCTCCGACCCCCGAGGCGCTGATCGGGCTGCGCGCGCTGCAGGGCGCCGCCGCGGCGCTGATCATCCCGCAGACGTTCGGGCTGATCCGCGCGATGTTCGACGGCGACGAACTACCCAAGGCACTCGGCGCCATCGGTCCGGTCATGGGCCTGTCCGCGGTGCTGGGGCCGGTGCTCGGCGGAGTCCTGACGCACGCCGACGTGTTCGGGTCGTCGTGGCGCGCGGTCTTCCTCGTCAACCTTCCCCTCGCCGCCGCCGTGCTGGCGATCGCGCCGCGGCTGCGCGATGACCGCGCCCCGTCCCGCCCGCGCCTGGACCCGGCCGGGACCGTGCTGGCGATGACCGGCACTGCCCTGGTGGTGTGCCCGCTGGCCACCGGCACCCCCGGCCCGGTGGCGTGGGCGACCGCTGCGGCAGGCACCGCCGTCCTCGCGTTGTTCGTCGCCCACCAGCGCCGCGCCGCCCGCCTGGGCCGGAACCCGTTGATCGAACCGGCGCTGCTGCGCGGCCGCGCGTTCCCGGCGGCGCTGGCCACCTCAACGCTGTTCTTCGCCTCGATGAACGCCGTCATGATCACTGTGGTGCTGCACCTGGAACTGGGCCTCGACCGCGGCCCGCTCACCGCGGGCCTGACCCTGCTGCCGTGGTCGACCGGACTGGCCGCCGGGTCATGGGCCGCGGGCGCCTACCTGGTCCCGCGCCACGGAACCCGCGTCATGCACGCCGGTATCGCCACCCTCGCCACCGGTCTGGCCGCGGCCGTCCTCGCCTACCGGGCAAGCGCCCCCGACGCGTACCCCTCAGCCCTGCCGTTCGCGCTCGCCGTCGCGGGCCTGGGCACCGGCCTGTTCACGCCACCGTTCTTCACCACCGCGCTGGACGGCGTCGGACCGCAGGAGACCGGCTCCGCCGCGGGGCTCCTCAACGCCGTCCAGCAACTCGGCGGCACGCTCGGCGTCGCGGTCGCCGGCGGCATCTACCTTGCCGGCGCGGACGCGCCGCACGCCGCCGCGCAGGCGGCCCTGGCCACCGCCGGGGCGCTCCTGGCCGCGACCGCGATCGCCGCCGTCGCGATGACCTCCCACCGCACCACCGCCCCCGAGGCCCCGGCAGCGGCCCCGGCAGCGGCAGCGGCAGCGGCAGCGGCAGCGGCAGCGGCCGAGTCTGCGACACCGCCGACGCACACCTGA
- a CDS encoding DUF4232 domain-containing protein yields the protein MRIRRTRHLLALTALTALALTACENGTGVKDEGASHPASSTAADSATRPTQSATTSAGTSEDPAKTPAKDTTGSTGTGAHTGKGTGTGTGKGKGTGAGSDAAPTRVLCNGSNTRVTAQPMSRPLNHMLLTVTNTGSRTCDLTYYPILRFDEMQWAPQADKETQPQAVTTLTPGESGYAAVLLSAADGSGDGGMTAKKLTVAFQGYTPNSDGGASAMPSLPAKGVYYDSSLKVTYWQQNRDDVLGW from the coding sequence ATGCGTATCCGCCGCACCCGCCACCTGCTCGCCCTCACCGCCCTGACCGCCCTGGCGCTCACGGCCTGCGAGAACGGAACCGGCGTGAAGGACGAGGGCGCGTCGCACCCGGCGTCATCGACGGCGGCGGACTCCGCCACCCGGCCGACGCAGTCCGCGACGACGTCGGCAGGCACCTCCGAGGACCCGGCGAAGACCCCCGCGAAGGACACCACGGGTTCGACCGGCACCGGCGCTCACACCGGCAAGGGCACCGGCACCGGTACCGGCAAGGGCAAGGGGACGGGGGCCGGCTCCGACGCCGCCCCGACCCGCGTCCTCTGCAACGGCTCCAACACCAGGGTCACCGCCCAGCCGATGTCCCGCCCGCTCAACCACATGCTGCTCACGGTGACCAACACCGGCTCCAGGACATGCGATCTGACCTACTACCCGATCCTGCGCTTCGACGAGATGCAGTGGGCCCCGCAGGCCGACAAGGAGACGCAGCCGCAGGCGGTGACGACTCTCACCCCCGGCGAGTCCGGCTACGCGGCCGTTCTGTTGTCGGCCGCCGACGGCAGCGGCGACGGCGGCATGACGGCGAAGAAGCTGACCGTCGCCTTCCAGGGCTACACCCCGAACAGCGACGGCGGCGCGTCCGCGATGCCGTCCCTGCCCGCCAAGGGCGTCTACTACGACAGCTCGCTGAAGGTGACGTACTGGCAGCAGAACCGGGACGACGTGCTCGGCTGGTAG
- a CDS encoding helix-turn-helix domain-containing protein, which translates to MESGETVSASEFAELLRELKERSGLSYGTLAKRLHMSTSTLHRYCNGDAIPTDYAPVERLARLCKASPQELVDLHRRWVLADAGRGRKTAGAAEGGAAEGGAAEGGAAEGGAVETGVVETGGVEAGGLEAVVEETVRGEATVPEGDGGVSGEEIGPPRPARTPRPARRVRRSLVLAGVGVVAALGSVALVLSLTLPSDASGEGGGGGAAAAGESVQGKGKGSGSPSPSPSASVSASASASATVRPSGSASASGSASRSAAAPGAGSGMQADDSVPLTVNTRPYAWVNPCSQHYLIRSGPEKVAPPPVEQDAPAWVSAHGAVSAGEQLLEITVQGTGAQTVVVDKLTVRTVGKGVPLAWNDYAMGYPGVGCGGGMPTRAFSVALDAARPALVPEAGHRDFPFTVSESDPEAYYITADASAYDVRWYLELSWSSGSRHGTVTIDDEGKPFRTSGSNGRPDYEFPLGGSAWQRAGASPAS; encoded by the coding sequence ATGGAGAGTGGGGAAACGGTGTCTGCGAGCGAGTTCGCCGAGCTGCTGCGGGAGCTTAAGGAGCGGTCCGGGCTGAGCTACGGGACGCTCGCCAAACGGCTCCACATGAGTACGTCGACGCTGCACCGCTACTGCAACGGGGACGCGATCCCCACGGACTACGCGCCCGTGGAGCGGCTGGCCCGGCTCTGCAAGGCGTCCCCGCAGGAGCTCGTCGATCTGCATCGGCGATGGGTGCTGGCGGACGCGGGGCGCGGGAGGAAGACGGCGGGCGCGGCGGAAGGCGGTGCGGCGGAAGGCGGTGCGGCGGAGGGCGGTGCGGCGGAGGGCGGTGCCGTCGAGACCGGCGTCGTGGAAACCGGCGGCGTGGAGGCCGGCGGCCTGGAAGCCGTCGTTGAGGAAACGGTTCGCGGTGAGGCAACGGTTCCTGAAGGGGACGGTGGTGTGAGCGGCGAGGAGATCGGTCCTCCCCGGCCTGCGCGAACTCCCCGCCCCGCGCGTCGTGTGCGGCGTTCCCTGGTGCTGGCCGGTGTCGGTGTCGTGGCCGCCCTCGGGTCCGTCGCGCTGGTGCTGTCGCTGACCCTGCCGTCCGACGCATCGGGCGAGGGCGGCGGCGGGGGCGCCGCGGCAGCCGGGGAGTCCGTGCAGGGGAAGGGAAAGGGGAGCGGGTCGCCGTCGCCGTCGCCGTCGGCGTCCGTGTCCGCCTCAGCCTCCGCGTCCGCGACGGTGAGGCCGTCGGGCTCCGCCTCGGCCTCGGGGTCGGCGTCCCGGTCGGCCGCCGCACCCGGCGCGGGTTCCGGGATGCAGGCGGATGATTCCGTACCGCTGACGGTCAACACCCGGCCGTACGCCTGGGTGAACCCCTGCAGCCAGCACTATCTGATCCGGAGCGGGCCGGAGAAGGTCGCGCCGCCGCCCGTGGAGCAGGACGCGCCGGCGTGGGTGTCCGCGCACGGAGCCGTGTCGGCGGGGGAGCAGCTCTTGGAGATCACCGTGCAGGGGACCGGTGCGCAGACCGTGGTCGTGGACAAGCTGACCGTGCGCACGGTCGGCAAGGGCGTGCCGCTCGCCTGGAACGACTACGCCATGGGCTACCCGGGCGTCGGCTGCGGTGGCGGGATGCCGACGCGGGCCTTCTCCGTCGCCCTCGACGCGGCGCGGCCGGCGCTGGTGCCCGAGGCGGGGCACCGGGACTTCCCGTTCACGGTGAGCGAGTCCGACCCGGAGGCCTACTACATCACCGCCGACGCCTCCGCCTATGACGTGCGCTGGTATCTGGAGCTGTCCTGGTCCAGCGGTTCGCGGCACGGCACGGTGACGATCGACGACGAGGGCAAGCCGTTCCGCACGAGCGGCTCGAACGGGCGGCCCGACTACGAGTTCCCGCTCGGCGGTTCCGCGTGGCAGCGGGCGGGGGCATCTCCTGCGTCGTAG
- a CDS encoding DUF4253 domain-containing protein, which yields MATLPNPLPRLATDPSGRSLGLQLPPGRLIDTTDDGPWHEPLLWHAEKAASPGTWKAIGAQAARAGLLPVLVDVGDPQGGPTDWELMPDEPSYPGDHDADDVLAEYWEDNAEEELAEGADPFGPDWPGLAPETSPTATPDARAAAIADSLTDGTRTWLKEPHLALVAARRSADIPAAIGWTGPLNHENDVARLCAVLRSWEDRFGIRVVALGFDTLVVSVAAPPATLAEAEAVAAEHFAFCPDTITRNGPDALRAYAEELIGEPAWSFWWD from the coding sequence ATGGCGACTCTTCCCAACCCGCTGCCCAGGCTGGCCACCGACCCGAGCGGCCGTTCCCTGGGGCTGCAACTCCCGCCCGGGAGACTGATCGACACGACCGACGACGGTCCGTGGCACGAGCCGTTGCTGTGGCATGCGGAGAAGGCCGCCTCGCCCGGCACCTGGAAGGCCATCGGCGCGCAGGCCGCCCGCGCGGGTCTGCTCCCGGTCCTCGTGGACGTGGGCGACCCTCAGGGCGGCCCCACGGACTGGGAGTTGATGCCCGACGAGCCGTCCTACCCCGGGGACCACGACGCCGACGACGTCCTCGCGGAGTACTGGGAGGACAACGCCGAGGAGGAACTCGCCGAGGGCGCCGATCCCTTCGGCCCCGACTGGCCCGGCCTCGCGCCCGAAACCTCCCCCACCGCCACCCCGGACGCCCGCGCGGCCGCAATCGCCGACTCGCTGACGGACGGCACCCGGACCTGGCTCAAGGAGCCGCACCTCGCCCTGGTCGCGGCCCGCCGGTCCGCCGACATCCCGGCTGCGATCGGCTGGACCGGCCCCCTGAACCACGAGAACGACGTGGCCCGCCTCTGCGCCGTCCTGCGCTCCTGGGAGGACCGCTTCGGCATACGGGTGGTCGCGCTCGGCTTCGACACTCTTGTCGTGTCGGTCGCGGCCCCGCCGGCCACCCTCGCGGAGGCCGAGGCGGTGGCGGCGGAGCACTTCGCGTTCTGCCCCGACACCATCACCCGGAACGGCCCGGACGCCCTGCGCGCCTACGCCGAGGAGCTGATCGGCGAGCCCGCCTGGTCCTTCTGGTGGGACTGA